The Pyrus communis chromosome 8, drPyrComm1.1, whole genome shotgun sequence region CTCACTTTGAGAGATTTTCGGTCAGTCTAACCATCCTGAGTGTCATGTGTCATGAACgtagaaaatcatggtcccacaaatGCCCCAACTATGCTTCCAAAATGTGCTCCACTTGAGTATGGATAACACAACGGACCATGAGCGAATCCTTCCAGAATGACCCTTATGGAATGTGAATCGAAATGACCTTCAAATTGCTTGTTGATTTGGAGCTAACCAGGTCCGGCTAGTCCTACTTGTTTGTCTCTAAAACATTTGATATTCCTGAGTTCTGAACCATATTGTACACCTCTAGTCAAACTTTCGAATGCTTAACTGAAAAGCTGGATGTAGGGCAGAATGCACCACTTACCTCTAGAATGACTTAGATGCCTTAAGAGATGCTTTTCTAACTTTATTTCACTCAAGTCTTTAATCACGTTAGAGTAAATTacttaaaaaatttcttcctttGCTTCTTTTTCGTGTAATATAACTTTAACTCGCCAATCTTGAGTAATTAGACTCGGAGTTAAGCAACATAGTCAAACACGAATAAGTTTGTTGGTCCGGGCTTTTATTCACCCTTGATAACACTGCAGCAGAAAAATATTAAACTTAATGTTTATAGAGATTTCTAACATTAACATTATTAATAGTATAGTAATTGAACCATGACACCAGTTCAGCTAAATTTATAATGAATTTTACCATGACCTTATCAATTTAATATGCCTTGGTCCTTAATTTGTCTCTACAATATGGTATGCCTTGGTCTTTAATTTGTCTCTACAATACGGTATAATACACATTAGATTCTTCTTTAGCCTCAGACactataatatatttattcatATACTTCTTAAGACACTTGTTGTCTAATAAGTGCACAACATAAAATTGGTAACCAGAAATAATTGCATAAAGCCTTTCTCTAATTTATAAAGAAGCTGATGCATTTTCGAGCTTTACACATTCTTACGAAAATTTTGTATTTGGTTAATTTAGTAATTTTCAACTGTAACATAGCATGATATCATTTACTATATGTATGCTCTTTTTGGATCCACCCGAGGAGAATTTTTGTGTATTGGAAACGCGGCCAGGTACACTAAGTATTATAATATCTGGTTGGATACTTGAACAAAAAAATACCAACTTCTAATATTATGACATTTCATGTACCAGACCGTGTTCCCGGCACAATAAAAAATCTTTCATAAGTTTACAACAAGTATTCTTGGtgcaattttatgtttttgtcaaAAGAAGAAGCAATTTTTCTTGCTTGATATACAATATAATAATGTTGTACAACGTAAAATTTTATAATCAATGTAATGTGAAAATTACAGAGCATGGAGATAAGATAATAGAATACATTCCTGGAGTCAGCACCACATGCATTGCAGATCTACCCGCAAAGTTTTTTGTAGACGATCCAAAAGCCCTCCAGAAGCTCCTTGAAGCAGTTTCTCAGGTAGTAGAAGCACAGTATCTTTTGTTCAGTTCAGTCTATGAGCTTGATCCGCAAGCCTTTGAAGCCTTGAAAGCCAAGTTTGCTTTCCCTATCTACCCTATTGGCCCAAGCATACCTCACTTTGAACTTTCAAAAACACTTACCACTAATCAAAACGACATCGATTATCTGCATTGGCTAGATTCTCAACCCAAAAAGTCTGTTATGTACATCTCCATGGGAAGTTTCCTCTCAGTTTCGAAATCCCAAATGGATGAAATTGTTGCTGGGGTGAAAAGTAGTGGTGTTAGGGCTTTTTGGGTGGCTCGTGGAGATACTTGTGAGTTGAGAGATTGTGTTGGtgatttgggttttgtggtgCCTTGGTGTGACCAATTGAGGGTTTTGTGTCACGATTCGATTGGCGGGTTTTGGTCACATTGTGGCTGGAATTCAACTTTGGAAGCTGTTTATGCTGGTCTTCCAATTCTTACTTTCCCTATTATTTGGGATCAAATTCCTAACGGTAAGCAGATTGTGGAAGATTGGAGGATTGGATACCGGGTGAAGAAGAAGGCGGGGGTCGAACTTGTTGTGAGTAGCGAGGAAATTGCAGATCTTGTGAAGAAGTTCATGGATGTGGAAAGTGAGGAGGGGAAGGATTTGAGGGAAAGAGTTAAACAACTTCAAGAGGTTTGTCGAGGTGCAATTGCTAATGGTGGCTCATCCGATACCAACCTTGATGCTTTTCTTAAGGATATTTCACAAGGACATAATTAATTGCCATTAAGCTGATGAATGTGGTAGCTGTTACACATGCTTGCTTGCGTTTCAAAACAATTGTTATATACAAAATTATAACTGGAGGTATCAATAAGAGTGAggagtttattttctttttgcagtTTGGTTGTGATATATGTAATAAGAAATATCTTGGGTGAATGTCTATCAAGAGTTGAATTTCTTTGCTAACGCTATTATAAACTCAAGATATTCTATTCATGTTATTCATATTTAGAATAAGTGTTTAGCCACTGCTATTAGAAAcgctttctttttttattgtacTCAAAACAGATGTATTAAAGGTTTTACTCTTGAATGTTTTatttcctataaaaaaaatgcatcgaaaaaacaataaatttgtaCAAATACATGTAACACAAACTAGGTTTGTACATGTCGTGGAAGTGAAATTAATCCACGAACAAATAAATTCTATTATTTggttaaaaattgaaatcacaTTTTATCCCTAGTGGATTTTTCAATTAAATATAGTGATAGAATACCCTAAATATAACCACGTGAGCAAACTATTCCTTTCAAATGAGTGCTTATTCTTCATTCATGACTTTAATCCTTTTTAAATCCTCATTAGAAAAGTATAATTTGatgacattttttaatttgataagAAAATCTAGAATCTTAAAGGCAATCCTTCGGAGAATGAAGCTAGAGGATCAAAGAAAGGGTTAAACATCTTTACTTTAGAAACGTTGAGGAGTGCCTGTATAAATTGAACATTTAGTATACCCAAAACTTAACTACGTGAGCGAACTATTCCTTTCAAATTGTACCACatgtatttaatttttgttatacatgAAATAGTTTTCTACGCTGCTTGTGTTTCTAGTAGTACTAAATTTTCACTTCAGATAAATGGCCAATACCCCAATCGTGGGTGCTGCCCAAGTCCGTATGGAGTGTCATAGGCTACAATACCTTTTAGTTCTCATACAAAAAAGTGCTCATTCGTCATTCATGGCTTGAATccttttttaatcttaaaaaaatgcatagtaatttgatgaaatattttaatatgataaGAACAGAACTATTTGATGAAACATTTTAATATGATAAGAAtagaacttttttttctttttaatacaacgatatattttacattaagagaATGAAAAGTTGGGCTAAGTCACACAATAAGtgacttaatttggtatcgaatttgtcatccacgagattcgaacttaagacctctgacttacaagtaaagaggaatatcactagaccgtaatactgagTAGCGATAAGAGTAGAACTTAAAGGCTACTGTTTTGAGAAGGAAGCAGGAAGACTATCAAAAGAGTTAAAAAATTTACTTTGGAGACATTGAGGAGCGCCGAGTGTAAATTGGACATATATTAACGaattctaaaagacgctaggtgcTAGTTGGGCAGCGAGAAGGGGCTTAGCGCCTAGGTGGCTAGGCGGGACCTAGGCAAATTtatgttaatttaatataaaattaaatttattatataaataatatgcttttttaaataatatatatgtcatgttagggtttttaatataaatggtcttataaggaaaaggaatagtaaaacaatacaaaaatatgtaaaaacccaaaaatgatgattgatttggatgagaaaagaaacaaaagaaccttgataaaaaaaaaagaagaaataaaagaacgTGGAACGAAACgagtcatcttcttcttcctcgtgACTCTGTAACACAATTTTTCCAGACTCGAAATTTTTCCTGGTTCCAGCGTTTTTAGATACGGCCGACTAAACTCCGCCCAGCCCCGTCTAGCCCCATACAGACCTACATAACTTTGCCTAGACCCCCCTAATCCCGCCCAATGTCCGTCTAATACTTTCTCCGATTTTACTTCCGATTACAACTTAATCGCAGCTGTTAGTCTCCGCCCAACACCAAAGCAGCCGCCTAGGCTTATTTTTATAACGCTCGAATGGAGTGACATGATCATTCTAATTAAAAACCATCAAAACCCTCTTCAAATAACTAGTGAAAAATGAGTGCACaaactcaaaaaagaaaaaaagatttaGAATTTGGTTGAagttttattaaaagaaaatgttATTGATACACCTATGTTTACCTCTCATGTATCTTTCTTAATCTtttgttattgattttttttcttcaattaattCAATCTTACGGTGATTGAGAGAGTAAATAGTAAAATAtagtgtgtgaataacattatctttattaaaatataaattctacctaatttccccaaaaaaaattcGGTTAAAAGCATTTATAAAAGGTGGTGTCGTGGTGAGCACCACCTCAGGACAAATGGACGCCACCTCCAAAGTCTGCCATGTGGTGGCGATGCCGTATCCCGGCAGAGGCCACGTCAACCCCATGATCAACCTCTGCAAATTACTAGCCGCAAAGAAAACCGACATTCTAATCACCGTCGTCGTCACCGAAGAGTGGCTTGGATTCATAGGACCCGACCCGAAACCCGATAACATCCGCTTCAGCACCATCCCCAACGTCCTTCCGTCCGAGCTAGTCCGCGGGGCTAACTATCCCGCTTTCTAGGACGCCGTAATGACAAAGATGGGAGCTCCGTTTGAACGATTACTCGATCAAATTCAGCCTCCAGTGGCCACCATTATAGCCGACATCGAGCTTCTTTGGGCGGTTCCCGCCGGCCGCCGGAGAGATATTCCGGTGGCTTCTCTTTCGACTCCATCGGCATCGTGTTTTCATCTCCTCTTCCGGAATAGGGAGCTGAATTTGTTAGGtatgtttgttttctgtttAGGTTGAATATGGCTGGTTAAAATTACACTTTTGAGAGTGGACACAAGATGAATGATAAAATGCCTCACAGACGAGAAACAACTTTGATGCTCAACTTTTTAAGCTAATTTCGCACTTTTatatgaaaaattttaatttcatgatAATATGATCGCGTTTTAAGTTCATATATTGTTCATATACGAGAAATTTAAACTCCAAGAACTTTCAAGCGACGAGAATGACACTACTTATATAAGAAATTTTAAGCTTGAAATGCATGATAATATGacttatttttaagttaattggAGCAATCGTCTTTGATCTTTGGTCTAATTAGAGCTTAGATTTCTGAACAAAAAATGCGTGAGTATTTGTCTATGAATTTGTAATTGGAGCTTTGCTTTCTGAACTAAAAATCCGTGAGTAATCGTACTTGAATTTGTTATGATTTCGAGCAATTATACTTTTGGCGAACTCTCTTAGAACTctcatctattttttttttctctttaaaccCTTTGTTTTGGATGAAAGTTCTAATGGAGTTAATCAAAAAGGAGCATTGCTATGCATTATAACAAGTTTAGAGACATTAACTCACGAATTTTTAGTTCAAGATCAATACTCACTTTATTGCATGATAAATTAGAATATATAACAATATAAGTGCATGTTAAGtgaaagagtaatgctaggtggATTAAcattttagaccaaatttgtaaattatgtatCACTAAGTGAAAATGAGCACATAAATGAATATTTAAgtgataatccaatcatcaacaatcacgtcatataatttataaaatttaatttaaatattcgGCCTACCTATCATTTTCCTGAGTGAAATCCTGTCTCATTGTCGTATAGGTTAACATATAggttatattatattatttatgaGTGCTTAATGGAGTCTTAAAATATTGCCAAGTTTCTCTTCTTAAAGCCATAAGCCATAAGCTCATTCTCTTTTTCAAAGTATCAAAGTATCAAAGTAGAACATCTAATGCATCACTTCAACGTTGACTCAACTACCGTCGGCCATGTGGCGGCGATGCCGTTCCCCGGCCGAGGCCACATCAACCCCATGATGAACCTCTGCAAGTTACTAGCTTCCAAAAACCCTCAACTCCTTGTCACCTTCATCATCACCGAAGAGTGGCTGAGCTTCATCGGCTTCGACCCAAAACCCGACAACATCCGATTCTCCACCATCCCAAACGTCATCCCCGCCGAGCGGCTAAAAGCCACCGACTTCCCTGGCTTCTACGAAGCTGTCATGACCAAGATGGAAGCTCCCTTCGAGCTCCTCCTCAGCCAGCTCGACCCGCCGGCCACAGCCGTCATTGCTGATATAGAGGTCCGGTGGGGAGTCGGGGTTGGGATTCGGAGGAATATTCCGGTGGCCTTGCTCTGGACTATGCCAGCCACTTTCTTGTCAATGCTGCACCGTTTCAATATTTTCTCACAAAACAAGGACATCCCACTTGAATGTTTTGGTAAGTAAATATTttgcatatatatttatataacacaaattgaaattaatatgGAAATTGGATTTTCTGTTTATATGTGATAGATTCTGGAGCCCAAATTCCAGGGATTTCTTCATCTGATTTAGCAGACCTGGGAGAAGTGTTTCAAAGAACCGACCCGAAAGTCATGAAGCTTGCTCTGGAATGCATTTCATGGGTTCCAAAAGCTCAGTGTCTTCTGTTCACTTCATTTCATGAGCTTGAACCCGAAATCTTCCACTCTTTACAGGCGGAATTCCCATTCCCTGTGTACCCAATTGGTCCTGCCATACCTTACTTGGAGCTTGGAAAGAATTCCTGTGTGTCAGTTGGTGACAATGGCATTGACTATATGAAATGGCTTGATTCCCAACCAAAAGCCTCTGTCTTGTACATCTCATTGGGGAGTTTTCTTTCTGTTTCAAACATGCAGATGGATGAAATCGCAGCCGGGCTGAAACGTAGCGGGGTTCGGTTCTTGTGGGTTGCGCGGGGGGAGGCGGCTCGATTGAGTGAGAGCTGCAGTGGTAGTGATGGTATGGGGTTGGTGGTGCCATGGTGTGAGCAACTGAAAGTGTTGTGCCATTCTTCTGTGGGTGGTTTTTGGTCACATTGTGGATGGAATTCGACTTTAGAAGCTGTTTTTGCCAGTGTCCCAATGCTTacttttcctctttttctcgACCAAATTCCGAACAGCAGGCAAATAGTTGACGGATGGAAGATTGGCAAGAGGGTTAAATCAGAGGTACATGATGAAAGGTTGATGACAAGGGAAGAGGTTGCTGAGCTTGTGAAGAGATTTATGGACCCTGAAAGCAGTGATGGGATTAAAATGAGGAGAAAAGCGAAAGAGCTCGGAGATTTGTGTCACCGAGCAATTGCGAAAGGAGGTTCATCTGATACAAATCTTGATGATTTTATCAGGGATCTTGGCAAAGCTACCTGCAATCTTCAAATGGAGACACAAGTTCCTCATCCATGATCCATTTAACACGGCAGTGCGTGGTATATATCTACATGGGCTTGGACGTTCAGTATGCAAATTAGCCTTGTATCTTGTATGTAAAATAGTGTAGAATCTAAATAAGCTTCCTTCCAATGTGTGCTCTTAATTCCTTTTCCATCAAATAAAActcaattttttgttgatatttcTTATGGAAGTGTTTAAAACTTGTAGTCACTTGTTCAGTGGCAGATTTATAATTCTAACTTCGAGAGTTCAGTGTAAAGATCCTCCTTTTTTTAACAAAGATAGCACACAACGTGCAGATttttgttaggtttttttttctttttcacattgACATTTCATGGAGCACTTGGTGTGCCTATCGTTCTTCGTTGAGGCATGCTACGTGGATGTTGAGATCTACCAAGTGTTGTCAACACTCTATGCGGAGTGATGCATCTTGTCGAGAGATGTCAATGAGTCCTGCAGAGTGGTATCgagatatgccaaacatgcatttcattaaatggtttacacaaaaaaatttcatactaAGACATCTAAAGAGTCCATAGAGGACCTTCACTAGCATTTTTCCAACCTTAAGAGCGTCCAAAACCATTGGTTTCTACATGGATCTGCCCATGCACTTGTTCGCCTTAAGTGTTCATACCTGACTCAGTATTTACTGTGTGAACATGAATCATACGTTTAATAGACGATATATTCAATTGAAATTTTCTAGGATTTTAAGAGAGTTTGAAAAGTTTCGCAGTATAACATCTACACTAtctaacaaagaaaaaaaatgaacttgACATGCTATAGATAATTGAACAAAGAAGTTTTTTAACGTTCTAAGTAATATTAGGAAGGATAGTATACTATTTCTCATTCTTATTGAAGAGCTCATTCTTAGTAAAGAGGAAAGT contains the following coding sequences:
- the LOC137743544 gene encoding UDP-glycosyltransferase 87A1-like produces the protein MGTVEVEPITVCHMVALPYPGRGHINPMMNLCKLLSSKNPQLLITFVVTKEWHGLIELDPKPDNIQLATIPNVIPSEHGRANHFAAFVEAMWTKMEAPVEQLMDGLEQPVTAIVADTFLVWALRIGNRRNIPVASLWTQSPMMFSLLHHFELFKENGHFPLDVSEHGDKIIEYIPGVSTTCIADLPAKFFVDDPKALQKLLEAVSQVVEAQYLLFSSVYELDPQAFEALKAKFAFPIYPIGPSIPHFELSKTLTTNQNDIDYLHWLDSQPKKSVMYISMGSFLSVSKSQMDEIVAGVKSSGVRAFWVARGDTCELRDCVGDLGFVVPWCDQLRVLCHDSIGGFWSHCGWNSTLEAVYAGLPILTFPIIWDQIPNGKQIVEDWRIGYRVKKKAGVELVVSSEEIADLVKKFMDVESEEGKDLRERVKQLQEVCRGAIANGGSSDTNLDAFLKDISQGHN